The DNA region TGGCGGAGACGGCGCACGGCACCCAGTCCGACGGGCTGACGCGCCGGGCCGAGGGGATGGCGGAGCGGCTGGGGCGGCTGGGCGCGCCCGTGGCCTCGCGGGACGAGGACCCGCTGGAGCGGCTGGAGCTGGACGCGCAGGTGCGCGCCGTCTTCACGGAGTACGAGGAGCACCGCCTGCGGGAGAACGTGCGGCGCGGCGTGTCGCTGTGGCGCGTGCGCGCGGCCTTCGACCTGTCCGACTTCGACAAGGGCCTGGCGGACCTGAACACGCGCCTCAAGCCGCTGGGCGAGGTCATCAGCACGCTGCCCTCCGCGCAGCCGGGCGGCGCGCATGGCATCGCGTTCGACCTCATCTTCGGGGCGCGGGTGGCCCGGGCGGAGCTGGAGTCGGGCCTGGAGGGCACGCCCGCGGAGCTGTCCCAGCTGCAGGTGCGCCCGGCGTCCGCGGTGGACCGCTCCGCGGAGGCCCTGGCCCACGCCGTGAACGAGCGCGAGTCGTCCCACGCCGCGCTCGTCGTCACCTCTGCGATGGAGGCCGTGCCCCAGACGCCCGCCCCCAAGCGAGGGGGACGCAAGAAGGCCACCCGGGCGTCGCCGGGGCCCCGCGCCGACGCCGCGACCCCCGGACCGCCGGGCCCGCTTCCCCGCGTGGAGGAGTCCGCGCGCGCCGCGACCGACGAGGCGCCGGCGCTCCGTGCCGGGTCGAGCGCCGCGTCGCCTGGACCCTCGGAGGCCCAGGCGTGGTTGCCGCTGCCGGACTCGGGCGTCTGGGGGACGCTGCACGACGCCTCGCGCGCGGAGCCCGGGAACAGGGGGCCCCGAACCGAAGGGGCCCGGGAGGGGAGTCAGGACGCGGCCAGCGCGATGGGCGCGCGGGGAGGCGGGCTCCCGCCGGGCGGCGCCGCGCCTCCGACGGAGGGGCGGGCCACGGAGCGGCCGCCCGCCCCGGGCGCGCGGGGACCGGGCTCACCGGGACCGTCGCTGGTGACCTATCTGCAGGGCCCCGGAGGGCGTGCCCCTGGCAGGGCGGCGCAGGCGTCGGACCGGCCCGTGGCGCCCGCGCCAGTCCCCGCCGAGTCCTCGCTGCGTTCGCTGACGCAGACGGTGCGCGTGGACATCGGCAAGCTGGATGGCCTCATCAACATGGTGGGCGAGCTGCTGCTCATCAAGGCCAACCTCCAGCGCCTGGCCGAGTCGGCGCGGGTCGACGGCGCGGTGCCGCTCTCCAAGCTGTTCGGCCAGGAGCTGGCGCGCGAGACGCGCGGGCTGGAGCGCAAGCTCGAGGCGCTCCAGGAAGGGCTGCTGGAAGCGCGGATGGTGCCGGTGGGGCAGGTGTTCGACAAGCTGGCCCGGCTGGTGCGCCGCATCACCCGCGAGGCGGGCAAGGAGATCGACTTCGTCATCGGCGGGGGCGAGGTGGAGCTGGACAAGCTCATCGTCGAGGAGCTGAGCGACCCGCTGATGCACCTCATCCGCAACGCCATCGACCATGGCGTGGAGCCGCCGGACGCGCGGCTGTCCGCGGGCAAGCCCCGCCGGGCGGTGGTGGCGTTGCGCGCGGAGCAGAAGGGCAATCACGTCGTCATCGAGGTGAGCGACGACGGGGCGGGCATCGACGAATTGCGCGTGCGCGAGGTGGCGCTGGGCCGGGGGCTCATCACCTTCGCGCAGGCGGAGGAGATGGGGCGCCGCGAGCTGCTCAACCTCATCTTCCTGCCGGGCTTCTCCACCGCGCGCAGCGTGTCCGAGCTGTCCGGCCGGGGCGTGGGCCTGGACGTGGTGAAGAACAACCTGGGCAACCTCTCCGGCATCATCGACGTGTGGAGCGAGCGCGGGAGGGGCACGTCCTTCCACCTGACGCTCCCCGTCACGCTGGCCATCATCCGGGCGCTGGTGGTGGGGGTGAGCGCCCGCACCTACGCGGTGCCGCTCAACAGCGTGTTGGAGATCCTCTCCGTCCAGCCGGGGGACATCCGCACGCTGGAGCGGCGCGAGGTGCTCGACGTGCGCGGGCAGACGCTGCCCTTCGTGCGCCTGTCGCGGCTGTTCGGCCTGCCGGAGCGGCCGGTGAGCCGCTACTTCGTGGTGGTGGTGGGGCTGGCCCAGGAGCGGCTGGGCATCGCGGTGGACGAGCTGCATGGCCAGCAGGACATCGTCACCAAGCCCCTGGGTGGCAGGTTGCAGTCCATCCGGGGCATCTCCGGGGCCACGGACCTGGGCAACCGGCGCACGGTGCTGGTGCTGGACGTGGCCGCCCTCCTGGAAGAGGGCATGGCCCAGGAGCGCCGACGCGCGTGAGGCGCGCCGCGTCCGGCCCCGGCGGTGCTATCCTCCCTCGCCGTGTCCCGGTTCGCCGAACTGCTCGACGACTTCTTCTTCCGCCCGGACGAGGACGTCAGCGGCCTGCAGGACTTCGCCTCCGGCAGCGACGGGGCGTCGTCCGTGCTGCCCGAGGAGGTCCCCGAGGAGTACCTGGCGTTCCGCCTGGAGGGCGAGTCCTACGCGGTGCCCATCCGCGCGGTGCGGGAGATTTCCAAGGTGCCGCCCCTGACGGAGCTTCCCCGCGCCGAGCCCCAGCTGTTGGGGTTGATGAACCTGCGGGGTGAGCTGCTGCCCGCCTACGACGTGAAGGTGCGGCTGGGGCTGGCGGAGAAGGCGCCCCTCGTCGCGGGGCCGGAGGCGCCGCCGGCGCCGCGCGACGCGCGCATCATCGTCCTGCGCACGGAGGCGGGGCCCGCGGGGGTCTGGGTGGATGGAGTGGCGGGCGTGGTGCGGCTCAAGCCGTCCATGGTGGAGCCTCCGCCGGCGAGCCTGCGCATGGGGGACCGCGACTGCGTCGTCGGAATCGGGCGGCGGGGCCCCTCGCTCTACATCCTCCTCGACCCGGAACAGGCGCTGGCGCCATGAGGGACCCGGTCAACCTGCTGCCGCGCCGCCCCCGGGCGGTGGAGGACGCGCCCGACGCGGACGCCCAGGTCCAGCTGTGCGCCTTCTTCGTGGGCGACGACGAGTACGTGCTCGACATCCGTCGCGTGGAGGAGGTCCTCCCCGTCCAGCGCGTCACGGCGATTCCGCACTCGCCCGCCTTCGTCGAGGGCGTGCTGCACCTGCGCGGCGTCGTGCTGCCGGTGGTGGACCTGCGCAAGCGGTTGCAGGGCGTTCCCGCGGCCGAGTCGCGCAAGGCACGGATGCTGGTGTGCAAGCTGGGCCCCCGGCGGGTCGTCGTGCGCGTGGACCGCGTGGCGGAGGTGCTGCGCGTGCGCCGGGGCGACATCAAGCCCGCGCCCGCGTTGATGGTCGCGGGCCGCTCGCCGTTCGTCGTGGGCGTCTGCGGTCCGCCGGATCGCCTGAGGCTGCTGCTGGACTTGAAGGCCCTGCTGCGCGCGGAGCTGGCGCGAGAAGGGGCCCACCAACCGAAGTGAGCATGAGTGGGAGCCTGACGTGGGCCGCGGGAACCTGGACAACCATCGCCGCATCCTCGGGATCTGCTTCATCCTGACCAACGCGCTGTCGCTGGTCGCCGCCGTGTTCGCGTTCGGCGCCTTCTCCATCGGGAGTTCGATACTCCACGAGTCGACGCCCACGCAGGACCTGACCCTCTTCTGGCTCCTCGCGGGCCTCGGCGTCGGGTGTCTCCTGTTGATGGGCCTGCCGGGCATCATCGCGGGCGTCGGACTGCTGAAGCGGCGGCGCTGGTCGAGGTTGCTGTCGTTGATCGTCGGCGCCATCGGCCTGACCAACGTCCCGTTCGGCACGCTCCTGGGCATCTACGCCATCTGGTTCTACGTGCAGCCCGGCTCGGAGCGCGTGCTCGAATGACCACCCTCCCCGAGTTCCCCGCCGAGGAGGAGGTGCGCTACCGCGCGCTCCAGAACCTGGACCCGCAGGGCGCGGGCGTCCTCGACGTGCTCATCGCGGGGCTGCATGACGAGAGCTGGCGCGTGCGGCACGCCGCGGCGGAGGGGCTGCAGCGGCTGCCGCGTCCGGGCGAGGTGGCCGCGCGGCTGGTCTCCGTGCTGGGGGAGCGCGGCGAGACGGGCGCTCGCAACGCCGCGGCCGAGGCGCTGGCGGGACTGGGGGGCGCGGCGCTGCCCCCGCTGGTGGCGCTACTGGGGCACGCGGATCCAGACCAGCGCAAGTTCGCCGCGGACATCCTGGGACAGCTGTCCCTCCGCGCGGCGGAGCCGGCCCTGGTCCAGGCCCTGGCGGACCCGGACCTCAACGTGCGCGTCTCCGTGGCGGAGGCGCTGGGCCACGTCGGGGGCCATCACGCGGCGCACGCCCTGCAGCGGCTGCTGGGGGACCCGGAGCCGCTGCTGCGGCTCGCCGCGCTGGAGGGGCTGACGCTGCTGCGGACCCCGCCGCCGCTGTCCGAGCTGCTCCCGCTGCTGGAGGACTCCCGACTGCGGCGCAGCGCGCTGCGTCTTCTGGGCCTCGTGCCGCAGGTGGCGGCCACCGAGCGCATCTGCCGGAGCCTGGCGTCGCCGTCCCGCTCGGTGCGCGAGGCCGCGCTGTCCGCGCTGGGGACGCAGGCCGCGTTGGAGTCGATGCGCCGCGCGGAGGTGGAGTCGGTGGCGCGCGCGGCGTTGCGGCAGCTGCCGGACGCGGCGGCGCGGCTGGCGGAGGCGCTCGAGGCAGACGACGTGTCCGTGCGAGCGGGGGCGCTGCTTGCCGTCGCGGCGCTGGGCGAGGTCTCGCTCGTGGTGCCGGTGGCCGAGGCGGCGCGGGAGGACCGGCTGTTGCGCGAGGTGCTGGCCACGTTGGGGAGCCTCGGGGCCGAGGGCGGGCGCGTGCTGTTGGTGTCCATGGAGGTGCTGTCGTTGCCTGCGCGCGCCGCCGCGGCCGAGGCGCTGGTCGACCTGGTGGATGCCTCGTCGGTGACGGCGTTGTGCGCGCTGCTGGAGTGGGCGGAGGACGACCTGCGCTCCGTGGTGGTCCGGGCGCTGGGGCGTACGCGCTCGCCGGACGCCGCGCGGCCGCTGGTGGACCTGCTGGGAGAGCCTCGCCTCGCGGGGGCCGCCTCGCGGGCCCTGAGCGCGCTCGCGGACAGCTGCCGCGCGGTGGTGCTGGAGCTGCTGGAGGAGGCGGTCCTCTCGCGGGCCTCGCCCGAGGCGGTGATGGCGCTGGGACGGGTGGGGGGTGCGCCCGCGCTGCCCATGCTGCGCGGGCTGGCGCGGGACGCGGATCCGGCGTGGCGCGCGGCCGCGGTGGAGGTCGCAAGCGAGGTGGACATCGCGGTGGGGCGCGAGGTGGCGCGGGCGGCGCTGGCCGACGAGGCGGTGGCCGTGCGCGTGGCCGGGGTCCGGGTCACCGGGAGGTTGGGGGGACCGGAGGCGGGCGCGCTGTTGCGCTCGGCGCTCCAGGACGAGGACGTCACCGTGCGCCGCGTGGCGGTGGAGGCGGTGGGCGTGAGCGGCGCGAGGGACCGGGCGGCGGAGGTGGAGCGGCTCGTCCTGCATCCGGACGGAGGGCTCGCGGTGGCGGCGGTGCGCGCCTTGTCGCGGCTGGGGCGGGCGAGCCCCCGGGTGCTCCGGGAGGCCGCGGGACATCCGGACGCGGAGGTGGTGAAGGCGGCCCTGCTGGCGGGCGCGCAGTCGCCGGAGGGCGTGGCGCTGGCGTCGTCGCTGCTGTCACACCCCCACTGGGACGTGCGCGCGGCGGCGGCGAGGGTGGTGGGGGATTCGGG from Myxococcus stipitatus includes:
- a CDS encoding chemotaxis protein CheA, which gives rise to MSPASKALAEFVAEATEILEALGKDLLVLDERRGQEADPERVNGIFRAAHSLKGLAGLFGQERISRLAHGTEDLLDRLRLGKLLLDDAVLDTLIEALDAFQALLAETAHGTQSDGLTRRAEGMAERLGRLGAPVASRDEDPLERLELDAQVRAVFTEYEEHRLRENVRRGVSLWRVRAAFDLSDFDKGLADLNTRLKPLGEVISTLPSAQPGGAHGIAFDLIFGARVARAELESGLEGTPAELSQLQVRPASAVDRSAEALAHAVNERESSHAALVVTSAMEAVPQTPAPKRGGRKKATRASPGPRADAATPGPPGPLPRVEESARAATDEAPALRAGSSAASPGPSEAQAWLPLPDSGVWGTLHDASRAEPGNRGPRTEGAREGSQDAASAMGARGGGLPPGGAAPPTEGRATERPPAPGARGPGSPGPSLVTYLQGPGGRAPGRAAQASDRPVAPAPVPAESSLRSLTQTVRVDIGKLDGLINMVGELLLIKANLQRLAESARVDGAVPLSKLFGQELARETRGLERKLEALQEGLLEARMVPVGQVFDKLARLVRRITREAGKEIDFVIGGGEVELDKLIVEELSDPLMHLIRNAIDHGVEPPDARLSAGKPRRAVVALRAEQKGNHVVIEVSDDGAGIDELRVREVALGRGLITFAQAEEMGRRELLNLIFLPGFSTARSVSELSGRGVGLDVVKNNLGNLSGIIDVWSERGRGTSFHLTLPVTLAIIRALVVGVSARTYAVPLNSVLEILSVQPGDIRTLERREVLDVRGQTLPFVRLSRLFGLPERPVSRYFVVVVGLAQERLGIAVDELHGQQDIVTKPLGGRLQSIRGISGATDLGNRRTVLVLDVAALLEEGMAQERRRA
- a CDS encoding chemotaxis protein CheW → MSRFAELLDDFFFRPDEDVSGLQDFASGSDGASSVLPEEVPEEYLAFRLEGESYAVPIRAVREISKVPPLTELPRAEPQLLGLMNLRGELLPAYDVKVRLGLAEKAPLVAGPEAPPAPRDARIIVLRTEAGPAGVWVDGVAGVVRLKPSMVEPPPASLRMGDRDCVVGIGRRGPSLYILLDPEQALAP
- a CDS encoding chemotaxis protein CheW, yielding MRDPVNLLPRRPRAVEDAPDADAQVQLCAFFVGDDEYVLDIRRVEEVLPVQRVTAIPHSPAFVEGVLHLRGVVLPVVDLRKRLQGVPAAESRKARMLVCKLGPRRVVVRVDRVAEVLRVRRGDIKPAPALMVAGRSPFVVGVCGPPDRLRLLLDLKALLRAELAREGAHQPK
- a CDS encoding HEAT repeat domain-containing protein codes for the protein MTTLPEFPAEEEVRYRALQNLDPQGAGVLDVLIAGLHDESWRVRHAAAEGLQRLPRPGEVAARLVSVLGERGETGARNAAAEALAGLGGAALPPLVALLGHADPDQRKFAADILGQLSLRAAEPALVQALADPDLNVRVSVAEALGHVGGHHAAHALQRLLGDPEPLLRLAALEGLTLLRTPPPLSELLPLLEDSRLRRSALRLLGLVPQVAATERICRSLASPSRSVREAALSALGTQAALESMRRAEVESVARAALRQLPDAAARLAEALEADDVSVRAGALLAVAALGEVSLVVPVAEAAREDRLLREVLATLGSLGAEGGRVLLVSMEVLSLPARAAAAEALVDLVDASSVTALCALLEWAEDDLRSVVVRALGRTRSPDAARPLVDLLGEPRLAGAASRALSALADSCRAVVLELLEEAVLSRASPEAVMALGRVGGAPALPMLRGLARDADPAWRAAAVEVASEVDIAVGREVARAALADEAVAVRVAGVRVTGRLGGPEAGALLRSALQDEDVTVRRVAVEAVGVSGARDRAAEVERLVLHPDGGLAVAAVRALSRLGRASPRVLREAAGHPDAEVVKAALLAGAQSPEGVALASSLLSHPHWDVRAAAARVVGDSGGPESLVLARQALEAESDALARRALVDAVARLSRR